Proteins co-encoded in one Xiphophorus hellerii strain 12219 chromosome 10, Xiphophorus_hellerii-4.1, whole genome shotgun sequence genomic window:
- the polr3a gene encoding DNA-directed RNA polymerase III subunit RPC1 yields the protein MVKEQFRETDVAKKISHICFGMKSAEQMRKQAHIQVVSKNLYSQDNKRTPLPYGVLDHRMGTSEKDRPCLTCGKNLADCLGHYGYLDLELPCFHVGYFKAIIGILQMICKTCSSIMLTKEDRQQFMDYLKRPNLAYLQKRGLKKKISDKCRKRTICLNCGAFNGSVKKCGLLKIIHEKYKTTKKVVEPFVSDFLQSFDIAIEHNKLMEPLLPRAQENLNPLVVLNLFRRIPAEDIPLLLMNPEAGKPADLIITRLLVPPLCIRPSVVSDLKSGTNEDDLTMKLTEIIFLNDVIKKHRMTGAKTQMIMEDWDFLQLQCALYINSELSGIPLNMAPKKWTRGFVQRLKGKQGRFRGNLSGKRVDFSGRTVISPDPNLRIDEVAVPVHVAKILTYPEKVNKANLELMRKLVRNGPEVHPGANFIQTRHTQIKRFLKYGNREKIAQELRIGDVVERHLIDGDIVLFNRQPSLHKLSIMAHIAKVKPHRTFRFNECVCTPYNADFDGDEMNLHLPQTEEAKAEALVLMGTKANLVTPRNGEPLIAAIQDFLTGAYLLTLKDTFFDRSKACQIVASILVGKDEKIRISLPRPAIIKPIALWTGKQIFSVILKPSKDCPVNANLRTKGKQYCGKGEDLCHNDSFVVIHNSELMCGSLDKGTLGSGSKNNIFYILLRDWGQLEAANAMSRLARLAPVYLSNRGFSIGIGDVTPGTGLLKAKQDLLDDGYRKCDEYIEALQTGKLQQQPGCSAEETLEALILRELSVIRDRAGSACLRELDKSNSPLIMALCGSKGSFINISQMIACVGQQAISGSRVPDGFENRSLPHFEKHSKLPAAKGFVADSFYSGLTPTEFFFHTMAGREGLVDTAVKTAETGYMQRRLVKSLEDLCSQYDLTVRSSTGDIIQFIYGGDGLDPAAMEGKDEPLEFKRVLDNIRAVYTCPNEPALSQNELVLTADSIMKKADFLCCRDSFLEEIKKFIKTMSERIKKTRDKYGINDNGTTEPKVLYQLDRITPTQLEKFLGICRDKYMRAQMEPGSAVGALCAQSIGEPGTQMTLKTFHFAGVASMNITLGVPRIKEIINASKNISTPIITAHLDVEDDADFARLVKGRIEKTLLGEISEYIEEVFLPDDCFILVKLSLERIRLLRLEVNAETVRYSICMSKLRVKPSDIAVHGEAVVCVSPRENNKSSMYYVLQSLKEELPKVVVQGIPEVARAVIHIDEQSGKNKYKLLVEGDNMRAVMATHGVNGSRTTSNNTYEVERTLGIEAARSTIINEIQYTMVNHGMSIDRRHVMLLADLMSYKGEILGITRFGLAKMKESVLMLASFEKTADHLFDAAYFGQKDSVCGVSECIIMGIPMNIGTGLFKLLHKADKNPTPVTRPLLFDNADFHIPLFT from the exons ATGGTGAAGGAACAATTCAGAGAGACAGATGTGGCGAAGAAAAT AAGCCACATCTGCTTTGGGATGAAATCTGCAGAACAGATGCGAAAGCAGGCCCACATCCAGGTGGTCAGTAAAAATCTGTACAGCCAAGATAACAAACGCACTCCTTTGCCTTATGGAGTGTTGGACCACCGAATG GGAACCAGTGAGAAAGACAGACCATGTCTGACATGTGGGAAAAATCTGGCCGATTGTTTAGGACATTATGGCTACCTGGATTTGGAGCTGCCCTGCTTTCATGTTGGCTACTTCAAAGCAATTATTGGGATTTTGCAG ATGATTTGCAAGACATGTTCGAGTATAATGCTGACCAAAGAGGACAGGCAGCAGTTCATGGATTACTTGAAACGGCCAAACTTGGCCTACCTGCAGAAAAGAGGCCTGAAGAAGAAGATCTCTGATAAATGCCGCAAAAGGACAATTTGCTTGAACTGTGGCGCTTTCAATGGATCTGTGAAAAAGTGTGGCTTGCTTAAGATCATCCATGAGAAgtataaaacaaccaaaaaggtGGTGGAGCCCTTCGTGTCTGATTTTCTGCAGTCCTTTGATATTGCCATTGAGCACAACAAACTAATGGAGCCTTTATTGCCAAGAGCACAG GAAAATTTGAACCCTCTGGTTGTTCTCAATCTGTTTCGGAGAATTCCTGCAGAAGACATCCCTCTACTGTTGATGAATCCAGAGGCGGGGAAACCTGCAGATCTCATTATCACCCGTCTGCTTGTGCCGCCTCTCTGCATCCGACCGTCAGTGGTCAGCGATCTGAAGTCGGGTACCAATGAGGACGATCTGACCATGAAGCTGACAGAGATAATCTTCCTAAATGATGTCATCAAAAAG CATCGAATGACTGGAGCAAAAACCCAGATGATAATGGAGGATTGGGACTTCCTGCAGCTACAGTGTGCCCTTTACATCAACAGTGAACTTTCTGGCATTCCCCTCAACATGGCACCTAAAAAGTGGACCAGAGGCTTTGTGCAAAGACTAAAGGGCAAACAAG GTCGATTCAGAGGAAACCTCTCAGGAAAAAGAGTGGACTTTTCTGGAAGAACTGTCATTTCCCCTGATCCAAACCTAAGGATTGATGAGGTTGCTGTCCCTGTTCACGTGGCTAAAATCCTGACATATCCAGAGAAG GTTAACAAAGCCAATCTGGAACTAATGAGGAAACTTGTTCGTAACGGCCCAGAAGTTCACCCCGGAGCCAACTTTATCCAGACTCGTCACACACAGATAAAAAG ATTTTTGAAATACGGGAACCGTGAAAAGATAGCTCAGGAGCTGAGGATTGGTGATGTGGTGGAAAGACATCTGATTGATGGAGACATTGTCCTCTTCAATCGACAGCCTTCTCTGCACAAACTCAGTATTATGGCTCACATA GCTAAAGTCAAACCACACAGGACATTTCGGTTTAACGAGTGTGTGTGCACGCCGTACAATGCTGACTTTGATGGAGATGAAATGAATCTCCACCTGCCTCAGACTGAAGAAGCCAAAGCTGAAGCCCTGGTCCTGATGGGG ACTAAAGCTAACCTTGTCACACCAAGAAATGGCGAACCTCTGATTGCTGCTATTCAAGACTTCCTGACAG GTGCGTACCTGTTGACGCTGAAGGACACCTTTTTTGATAGATCGAAAGCCTGCCAGATCGTTGCATCAATACTGGtgggaaaagatgaaaaaatcaGGATCTCTCTCCCTCGCCCTGCTATAATAAAG CCAATTGCTTTGTGGACAGGTAAACAGATTTTCAGTGTCATTTTGAAGCCAAGTAAAGATTGTCCTGTCAATGCAAACTTGCGGACCAAAGGCAAACAGTACTGCGGCAAAGGAGAGGATCTCTGTCACAACGACTCTT TTGTGGTGATTCACAACAGTGAGCTGATGTGTGGAAGCTTGGATAAGGGCACCCTGGGATCCGGCTCAAAGAacaacattttctacattttgctcAGAGACTGGGGACAGCTGGAGGCTGCCAACGCCATGTCCCGCCTGGCAAGACTCGCTCCGGTCTATCTCT CCAACAGAGGCTTCTCTATAGGAATCGGTGATGTGACTCCTGGGACGGGTTTGTTGAAAGCCAAACAGGACCTGCTGGATGACGGCTACAGGAAGTGTGATGAATACATCGAAGCTCTGCAGACAgggaagctgcagcagcagcccgGGTGCTCAGCAGAGGAGACCCTGGAG GCTCTCATCTTGAGAGAGCTTTCTGTGATCAGAGACCGAGCTGGCAGTGCCTGTCTGAGGGAGCTTGATAAGAGTAACAGCCCCCTCATTATGGCTCTCTGTGGTTCCAAAG GATCCTTCATTAATATCTCCCAGATGATTGCCTGTGTGGGTCAGCAGGCTATAAGTGGCTCTCGAGTCCCGGATGGTTTTGAAAACCGCTCCTTGCctcactttgaaaaacactCAAAA CTGCCTGCTGCCAAGGGTTTTGTGGCCGACAGCTTCTATTCTGGTCTGACGCCCACTGAGTTCTTCTTTCACACCATGGCCGGTCGAGAGGGTCTGGTGGATACTGCTGTCAAAACGGCAGAGACTGGATACATGCAG AGGCGTCTGGTGAAGTCCCTTGAGGATTTGTGCTCTCAGTATGACCTGACGGTGCGCAGCTCCACAGGTGACATCATCCAATTCATTTATGGGGGCGATGGCCTGGATCCGGCTGCAATGGAAGGAAAGGATGAGCCGCTGGAGTTTAAGAGAGTTCTGGACAATATTAGG GCGGTCTACACTTGCCCAAATGAGCCTGCCCTCAGTCAGAATGAGCTCGTCCTCACTGCTGACAGCATCATGAAAAAGGCGGACTTTTTGTGCTGCAGAGACAGCTTCTTGGAG GAGATAAAGAAATTTATAAAGACCATGTCAGAGAGAATCAAGAAGACCAGGGACAAGTATGGCATCAATGATAACGGAACTACTGAG CCAAAGGTTCTTTATCAGTTGGACCGAATTACTCCAACCCAACTAGAGAAGTTTTTAGGAATCTGCAGAGACAAGTATATGAG AGCTCAAATGGAGCCAGGTTCAGCAGTTGGAGCGCTCTGTGCCCAGAGCATTGGAGAGCCAGGCACTCAGATGACACTGAAAACCTTTCACTTTGCTGGTGTGGCGTCGATGAATATCACTCTGGGAGTGCCTCGCATCAAAGAAATTATTAATGCTTCCAAGAATATAAG CACCCCTATTATCACGGCTCACTTGGATGTGGAAGACGACGCAGACTTTGCCCGGCTGGTGAAGGGGAGAATTGAGAAAACGCTTCTGGGCGAG ATTTCAGAGTACATTGAAGAGGTTTTCCTCCCAGATGACTGCTTCATCCTGGTGAAGCTGTCTCTAGAGAGAATAAGGCTGCTGCGGTTGGAG GTGAATGCAGAAACGGTGCGGTACTCGATATGCATGTCGAAGCTGCGAGTGAAGCCCAGCGACATCGCCGTGCACGGTGAGGCGGTGGTCTGCGTGTCGCCACGGGAGAACAACAAAAGCTCCATGTACTATGTTCTGCAGTCATTAAAAGAAGAACTTCCAAAG GTGGTGGTTCAGGGGATACCTGAAGTTGCCCGAGCCGTCATTCATATCGATGAACAAAGCGGAAAGAACAAATACAAACTCCTGGTTGAAGGCGACAACATGAGAGCTGTCATGGCAACGCATGGTGTCAACGGGAGCCGGACCACCTCAAACAACACATATGAG GTTGAAAGGACTTTGGGTATTGAGGCTGCAAGATCCACCATCATTAATGAGATTCAGTACACCATGGTGAACCACGGCATGAGCATTGATCGCCGTCACGTCATGCTTCTGGCAGATCTCATGTCCTACAAG GGGGAGATCCTAGGAATCACCAGGTTTGGACTAGCCAAAATGAAGGAGAGTGTTCTCATGCTGGCTTCGTTTGAGAAAACAGCCGACCACCTCTTTGACGCCGCCTACTTTGGACAAAAAGACTCTGTCTGCG GTGTGTCTGAGTGCATCATTATGGGAATTCCAATGAATATCGGAACGGGATTGTTTAAACTCCTACACAAGGCTGACAAGAATCCCACTCCCGTCACCAGGCCGCTCCTCTTTGATAACGCTGACTTTCATATACCTCTGTTCACgtag